A genomic region of Sander lucioperca isolate FBNREF2018 chromosome 6, SLUC_FBN_1.2, whole genome shotgun sequence contains the following coding sequences:
- the LOC116034261 gene encoding uncharacterized protein LOC116034261, protein MPLQLLEGMSSKKRKPNWTDQECLLLAQLMQERKDIIRGKCCTGVSIQDKRQAWEEISQAINTAFPQIQRTVSDCNKKWENLLAKSREEIKRQKRQAGIEGLSLEQFGTVTQVVISVMNLSDMLQQDRKDSSVSELVETQLNSCDENEHTIDERFSNKHPLRELELPAYPDPSTSPAKQKMAASTNVPKSLAVHFSTHRATGFAASSDHLDTPCSTSPPAVHCKTMQERMDLEMSVLRRQEAVLKLQEEYYTLKIKLMKKQMEEPLSKD, encoded by the exons ATGCCCCTACAACTTCTTGAAGGGATGTCCAGCAAGAAGCGAAAACCTAACTGGACAGACCAGGAGTGTCTTCTTCTTGCTCAGTTAATGCAGGAGAGAAAAGACATAATCAGAGGGAAGTGCTGCACTGGAGTTTCAATACAGGATAAAAGACAAGCCTGGGAGGAAATATCCCAAGCCATCAACACTGCATTTCCACAGATTCAGCGTACAGTTTCTGACTGTAACAAAAAGTGGGAAAATCTGCTGGCAAAGTCAAGGGAGGAGATCAAACGACAGAAAAGGCAAGCGGGCATAG AAGGCCTGTCTCTTGAACAGTTTGGTACTGTGACTCAAGTAGTGATTTCTGTGATGAACCTGTCAGACATGTTGCAACAAGATAGGAAAGACTCTTCAGTCTCAGAGTTGGTGGAAACTCAACTAAACAG cTGTGATGAAAATGAGCACACAATAGATGAAAGATTCTCAAACAAACATCCACTGAGAGAGCTTGAACTCCCGGCATATCCAGATCCATCCACTTCTccagcaaaacaaaaaatggcAGCATCCACTAACGTCCCTAAATCACTCGCAGTGCATTTTAGTACACATCGTGCTACTGGCTTTGCTGCTTCCTCAGACCACCTAGATACCCCCTGCTCTACTTCCCCACCCGCAGTACACTGCAAAACTATGCAAGAGCGAATGGATTTGGAAATGTCTGTGCTGAGAAGACAAGAGGCAGTCCTCAAGCTACAAGAGGAATATTACACACTAAAAATTAAGCTGATGAAAAAGCAAATGGAAGAGCCACTTTCAAAGGACTGA